The sequence TGGAGGGCGTCAGTCCCGCCAATGGCGGGATGAGCGAATAGCGAACCCGGAGAAGCCCGGCCCGAAGGGCGCGCCCAGGTGTTCATCACCCAACTAAGAAGGCCGGCCGAAAACCAATCGGTTCCCGACCGAAACACCATTCCTCGGTTTCCCGCTATGCTTGAGCGCCTTCATCCAGACAACCAGGCAATCGATTCTCTCTCGCTGCATTTCGGCAGTTCTTAACCACCTCGACGTTAGCACTGTGAGCTTTCCATTCCCCGAACGCAGCATCATCGACCGTGACCAGAGACTTCCCTTCCGATAGTGGTAGCTCCCTCACTACGGTTCCACGTTTCAAGGGCCAATCCCCAACGTGTTGGCCGGTATCCCTCAAAAACTGAGCGGTAAACCTTACCTCTTTCCCTAGTAAACTCATGCTGCTGTTTCCTTACGTTTTTGGATGTGAATAACCAGGTCCCGAAACTGCCTGCCCGTCATTGGTCCCAGCCGAATCGGCTTTCGCTTTGAAAATGCCCGCACCACGGCTCGTGCTCGATGATCATAGAGACGCATGGCGATCCCTCCCGAGCAATCTCATCTCACCCATGCTGCGCCTTAGATCGCGCGTGCTCTCACACAAATCTGCAAACAGAACAGCGTGGCGACGTGTGACAAAATCACCCAGACTGTCACGGCGTTTTCCGGCGATACCAAACACTGAATGAGAATGCACCCCTCCACCGGTCACTGTTACCAGTTCAAACTCGTCGTACATCGCCAGATCGGCCGCACTGCGCAAATAGATCAACGTGTCCATGTGTAGCTCCTTACCCGCCACGGGTAACCTATAATTTTTGTGCTTACCCGCCACGGGTAACGTGACGGGTAGCAGTTCGGTTAAGCGATCAACCGCTTGATGTCTTTGGCGTGTTCCGAATCCATGGCGTCGAGCCACAATCGGTTATAAGCCGTGTAAAACACGGGATCACCGGTGAAACACGCAAGGCGGGTAAACGCTACCAACGACAACGCCATGCCTGCGGTCGTCGCATCTGCGCGTACAGCTACCAGGTTCCGAGGGTTGAATAATTTGAGGCGCTCGTTGATCACCGGCTCCATGAAAAAGCCAGCGGAGTTGGTGGCAAGATAAAGCCACTGGGCACCACGAAATTGCGGCTGCCACTCAGCCATTACCGAGAAAACGGTTTGCTCAATCTCAGCGCGGTACGCGCTCAAATAGTGTGGAAAAGCCGCTTTGCGGAATTTGAAAACAGACGCCGAAGCGCTGGACAAACAGGGTGCGGTTGCACTCATGGTGGGAATCTCCTAACTCGCCTCGAAACCGCCGGCGAAACACGGGGGCCAGCAACTGCTGACCACTATGAAATTATCGTTTATAGGTCGCCTTTTGTCACCTTTTAAGGCAACATTTAAAGCCCTAGTTTTATCTTTGAGCCGGAATCTTTCCAGCCACTAATGTGATTAACGGGTTGCTCATGCTCCTGGGCCACTCCAAATGCAGATAGCTGGGTTTAGCTACCGATGCCCTAAAGTCCACTCGACTCGTCGCAACGAAGGCTGTACCGGCAACCAGAAACGCGATCCCGACCGCTTTCAGTTCATCTTTCACGATACCTCTCCCTGAGAAAGTGGGGGCCAGACGTCGGCCCCCTAAGGGTTACTTGATATGAAGTTCCAGCGTCCAATCCTTGGACACAAAACGGAAATCAACCTCGGAACCCAAGACGGTAGCCAAAAGCAATACGGCGATAATCCATTTTCCGTACTTGGCTAGTTGCAGCTTGGTTTTCATTTTTCTTACTCCATCGCCTCGTAACACCGGCGAGCGTGGCGCTTAGAATATTCCCTAAGTGCAGGATAATAATACCATTATTTCCGATTTTTCGTCAATCTTTTTGTATATCTTTCAGTGATCAGAACACCCCCCTAGAACCCGAATTGATCTTAGAAAACGCTTGCACCGCGCACTGTGATGATCTTGATTGTCCGGATGCCGCCGGGATCGGGCAGAGCCCGACTTAGATTCAGCGCGGCTTCGCCGCCACATCGTTGGTGAATGCTGACCAGGCCCCTGCCCTGTCGTGAGATCCCGACCGCCCATCAACCGCACCCGTCGAAGCAGACGCCGGGGCGAGCCTTGCAAGGTGGAACGCAGCGCAGCGAGTAGACCTTGTGAGGGTCGTCCTGGTGTCTGAGGGTGCATAAAGGTTGATGGGGGGTCGGGATCGATCTGCGGGAAGCACTTCACCCCGCTTTTAGAGCGTGTGGCACAGCCACTCGCTCCTGGAGGATCGTTCTAACAGTCGCGAAGCGTCTGTTGATCCGACTTCGGGGGCCCCGCGATCAGCGGGGATCCTTTACCGGCCGGAGGTCGGAAGCGCGAGGGATACGGAGGGCGTCAGTCCCGCAACGCGGGATGAGCGAATAGCGAACCCGGAGAAGCCCGGCCCGAAGGGCGCGCCTGGTTATTTATCCCAGCACGCAGCCACCTTAACGGCTGCACTCCTTTGAATTATACTGCCGCGCCCATTTTGCGGCTGTTTCTGCAATAGGGCCAATCTGTTAAATCAAGAGGTGAGTGCTAATGCTCCGAATTACTCTAGTTTTGACCCTACTACTTACCGCTCTTCCCGCGAGCGCGATGACAATTGGTACGTTGAAGGAGTTAGAAAACTCAGATCGCAGGGATCCAGCCTACAAGTCGTACATGCTTGGTTTACAACGGGGCATCATGTACACCGACGGCGTAGTGGAGCAACGTTTTGGAGAAAGTCTTTTTTGCCTTCCAGAGACCATGAATTTTGGTTCCATTGATTACGCAAAGATGACTTTGGAGGAAGCTGAGAGAATGGGAATGGGCGATGATGCTGTAGCTGAAATGGTGATGATTTTCGCTCTAATGACAAACTTCCCATGTGAATGATTAAGAAAGGGCCGGAAGTCTCTTAACCTCCGGCCCAGGGACAGAATCAACCCTCCACA comes from Marinobacter salsuginis and encodes:
- a CDS encoding antirestriction protein — translated: MSATAPCLSSASASVFKFRKAAFPHYLSAYRAEIEQTVFSVMAEWQPQFRGAQWLYLATNSAGFFMEPVINERLKLFNPRNLVAVRADATTAGMALSLVAFTRLACFTGDPVFYTAYNRLWLDAMDSEHAKDIKRLIA